GTCCAGGCGGTGGGTCATCGACGACGGCGCCACGGCGGTGGCGTCGGCGAGTTGCGACGGCGTGGAGATGTTGTCGTCCGCTTCCGCGGCCAGATAACGGATGACAGCCCATTCGCCGGGGGTGATGTCCAGGTCGGACAGCTGCTGGCTGTACCACTGCGAGAGCCGCCGGGCCAGCCCGTGCACGGCGGTGATGACACGCTGGACCTGTTCGTCGCCGCCGGCAGCGACATACGCCGCCACCTCGGTCTCGTACCGGCTCCGCTCGGATCTCGCAGACATGTCCAT
This genomic window from Flexivirga oryzae contains:
- a CDS encoding MarR family winged helix-turn-helix transcriptional regulator, encoding MSARSERSRYETEVAAYVAAGGDEQVQRVITAVHGLARRLSQWYSQQLSDLDITPGEWAVIRYLAAEADDNISTPSQLADATAVAPSSMTHRLDRMAERGLIDRTPDEENRTRILVQLTHDGWEMFRQVVRQDNMVESDVLAQVPQSQRAKLAQLLELAIAGLDDALK